The window TATATGGCCAATACTGGTCCGCTGTGAGACATATTCGCAACAATGAGACTCTTGTAAACCTTGCAAAACTTCTTGtatgcaaataaaagttggtttacagtacttTATTGATGATATGTTTACATTACACAGAAACTAGATGGGATACTGGGACCTTTGTTGAAATGTTTACAGGTAGTTAATGATATGTTTACATTACACAGAAACCAGAAGGGATACTGGGACCTTTGTTGAAATGATAACAGATTCTTTAATGATATGTTTACATTACCTGCAGATACTGGGAGGGGCATGATGACAAAGAGTCGTCTGTTTCCCGGTGACCTTCTTATATCCATACCCAGACCATTACTGATCACCGTGGAAACAGTTCTGTCCTCAGAAATAGGGGAACAAGTCAAATGGTATGTTAATTCATTTGATGTTTCTTTTTTGCCAccaatgcaaaatatttttatgtacaaTGTAACATTGAACTTTGTGTGGATGTAAACATGTTTCCAGATATCTGCATAATTCAATAGCTCTGCCacatatatataatcatgtacCTCATGAAGTACATGTGATCTCTATACAATTTCAGGAACctatattatcaattttgtgtTTAGATAAAAGATAATGGTTTAAACTGATTGTTCTAATTTGAAGTGTCATTtctgttaataattttttatcaccTCTTCTTTGATTTCTTTCAGTAAAAATGTAAAGTTTACCAGACAACAGCtgctctctctctttctccttCAAGAAAAAAACAAGGGAAGCAACTCTTTCTGGCATCCCTACATTTCTGTTCTCCCTAAGACTCTTGAAACATTTGGAAATTTCTCACCAAGGGAGATGACTCTGTTTCCACCAAGGCTTCAAATTGCTGTGAAGTGTAGAATGGCAGACATGAAGCAGGCATATATGGAAGTGAGAAACTTTTGGTCAGGAGAGGAAATTGAGTACAGCCAATTTTTGTGGGCATGGTTTTGTGTAAATTCTCGCTCTGTGTTCTACCGGTCAGCAGGGTCAGAGTTTGTGAGAGAGGACGGGAACCACTTGGCACTGGCTCCATACCTGGATCTGCTGAACCACTCAGTGGGGGCTCAGGTAAACAAAATCTCAGGTAAACAGAATCCCTGGTAAATgtaattgccaaaaaaaaaaagaatctcaGGTAAACAGAAtcttaggtacatgtatacaggaTATCCTATGTGTTTATATATAACTCAATTATTTTCTAATTATAAATCAATGTACGTCAATGATTATACttagaaaaaacaacaacaaatgatacaaatatgTCATAATTTAGTTTGTtgtatccgaattttttttttaaactatcaattatGATAAACCAAGGGTATGTTTTCTCCAAATTCAACTAGTGAAATGCCATAGAAAGTCCCCTATTCCAGTTCAGACTTGTGTTGTTACTGTGGAGGGGAAAGATGGGCAGGGGCACAAACCATTTGTTATGTTTTCTCAATTGCAAAAACTCAACCTTTGAAAAGGAAACAGAAACAGTTTGAactaaaaagaacaaattaaaacaaatatttaaactttgccAATGTATCAGCTTGATGAATACAAGCTGATGAGTAcacaaataaatgataaaatatgggTTAAcgtcattgtaaattttgtcttaaaaaaaaataaaataaaaaaaacgttaGCCGGTGTGCACAGTGTAGACTTATAATGACATTGCTAACATTAGCCTGTGTGTACAGTGTAGACTTATAGTGACATTGCTAACATTAGCCTGTGTGTACAGTGTAGACTTATAATGAAATTGCTAACATTAGCCTGTGTGTACAGTGTAGACTTATAATGACATTGCTAACATTAGCCTGTGTGTACAGTGTAGACTTATAATGACATTGCTAACATTAGCCTGTGTGTACAGTGTAGACTTATAATAACATTGCTTACATTAGCTGGTGTATACAGTGTAGACTTATAATGACATTGCTAACATTAGGCGGTGTGTACAGTGTAGACTTATAATGACATTGTTAACATTAGCCTGTGTGTACAGTGTAGACTTAAAATGACATTGCTAACATTAACCTGTGTGTACAGTGTAGACTTATAATGACATTGCTAACATTAGCCTGTGTGTACAGTGTAGACTTATAGTGACATTGCTAACATTAGCCTGTGTGTACAGTGTAGACTTATAATAAAATAGGTAACATTAGCCTGTGTGTACAGTGTAGACTTATAATGACATTGCTTACATTAGCTGGTGTATACAGTGTAGACTTATAATGACATTGCTAACATTAGGCGGTGTGTACAGTGTAGACTTATAATGTCTTTGTTAACATTAGGCGGTGTGTACAGTGTAGACTTATAATGACATTGCTAACGTTAGCTGGTTTGTACAGTGTAGACTTATAATGACATTGCTAACATTAGGCGGTGTGTACAGTGTAGACTTATAATGACATTGTTAACATTAGCCAGTTTGTACAGTGTAGACTTATAATGACATTGTTAAAATTAGGCAGTGTGTACAGTGTAGACTTATAATGACATTTCTAACGTTAGCTGGTTTGTACAGTGTAGACTTATAATGACATTGCTAACATTACCTGGTGTGTACAGTGTAGACTTATAATGACATTGTTAACAGAAGCTAGTGTGTACAGTGTAGACTTATAATGACATTGTTGACATTAGCCTGTGTGTACAGTGTAGACTTATAATGACATTGCTATCATTAGCCTGTGTGTACAGTGTAGACTTATAATGACATTGCTAACATTAGCCTGTGTGTACAGTGTAGACTTATAATGACATTGCTAACATTAGCCTGTGTGTACAGTGTAGACTTATAATAACATTGCTAACATTAGCCTGTGTGTACAGTGTAGACTTATAATGACATTGCTAACATTAGCCTGTGTGTACAGTGTAGACTTATAATGACATTGTTAACATTAGGCGGTGTGTACAGTGTAGACTTATAATGACATTGGTAACATTAGCCTGTGTGTACAGTGTAGACTTATAATGACATTGCTAACATTAGGCGGTGTGTACAGTGTAGACTTATAATGACATTGTTAACATTAGCCTGTGTATACAGTGTAGACTTATAATGACATTGTTAACATTAGCTGGTGTGTACAGTGTAGACTTATAATGACATTGCTAACATTAGCTGATGTGTACAGTGTAGACTTATAATGACATTGCTAACATTAGCCTGTGTGTACAGTGTAGACTTATAATGACATTGCTAACATTAGCCTGTGTGTACAGTGTAGACTTATAGTGACATTGCTAACATTAGCCTGTGTGTACAGTGTAGACTTATAATGACATTGCTTACATTAGCCTGTGTGTACAGTGTAGACTTATAATGACATTGCTAACATTAGCCTGTGTGTACAGTGTAGACTTATAATGACATTGCTAACATTAGCCTGTGTGTACAGTGTAGACTTATAATGACATTGGTAACATTAGCCTGTGTGTACAGTGTAGACTTATAATGACATTGCTTACATTAGCTGGTGTATACAGTGTAGAGTTATAATGACATTGCTAACATTAGGCGTTGTGTACAGTGTAGACTTATAATGTCTTTGTTAACATTAGGCGGTGTGTACAGTGTAGACTTATAATGACATTGCTAACGTTAGCTGGTTTGTACAGTGTAGACTTATAATGACATTGCTAACGTTAGCTGGTGTGTACAGTGTAGACTTATAATGACATTGCTAACATTAGCCTGTGTGTACAGTGTAGACTTATAATGACATTGCTAACATTAGCCTGTGTGTACAGTGTAGACTTATAATGACATTGCTAACATTAGCCTGTGTGTACAGTGTAGACTTATAATGACATTGCTAACATTAGCCTGTGTGTACAGTGTAGACTTATAATGACATTGCTTACATTAGCTGGTGTATACAGTGTAGACTTATAATGACATTGCTAACATTAGGCGGTGTGTACAGTGTAGACTTATAATGACATTGTTAACATTAGCCTGTGTGTACAGTGTAGACTTATAATGACATTGCTAACATTAGCTGATGTGTACAGTGTAGACTTATAATGACATTGCTAACATTAGCCTGTGTGTACAGTGTAGACTTATAATGACATTGCTAACATTAGCCTGTGTGTACAGTGTAGACTTATAGTGACATTGCTAACATTAGCCTGTGTGTACAGTGTAGACTTATAATGACATTGGTAACATTAGCCTGTGTGTACAGTGTAGACTTATAATGACATTGCTTACATTAGCTGGTGTATACAGTGTAGACTTATAATGACATTGCTAACATTAGGCGGTGTGTACAGTGTAGACTTATAATGTCTTTGTTAACATTAGGCGGTGTGTACAGTGTAGACTTATAATAACATTGCTAACGTTAGCTGGTTTGTACAGTGTAGACTTATAATGACATTGCTAACATTAGCTGGTGAGTACAGTGTAGACTTATAATGACATTGTTAACATTAGCTGGTTTGTACAGTGTAGACTTATAATGACATTGTTAACATTAGGCAGTGTGTACAGTGTAGACGTATAATGACATTTCTAACGTTAGCTGGTTTGTACAGTGTAGACTTATAATGACATTGCTAACATTACATGGTGTGTACAGTGTAGACTTATAATGACATTGTTAACAGAAGCTGGTGTGTACAGTGTAGACGTATAATGACATTGTTAACATTAGCCTGTGTGTACAGTGTAGACTTATAATGACATTGTTAACATTAGCCTGTGTGTACAGTGTAGACTTATATTGACATTGCTAACATTAGCCTGTGTGTACAGTGTAGACTTATAATGACATTGCTAACATTAGCCTGTGTGTACAGTGTAGACTTATAATGACATTGCTAACATTAGGCGGTGTGTACAGTGTAGACTTATAATGACATTGCTAACATTACCTGGTGTGTACAGTGTAGACTTATAATGACATTGCTAACATTAGGCGGTGTGTACAGTGTAGACTTATAATGACATTGCTAACATTAGCCTGTGTGTACAGTGTAGACTTATAATAATATTGCTAAAATTAGCCAATGTGTACAGTGTAGATTTATAATGACGTTGTAAACCTTAGCTGGTGGGCTACAGTGTAGATTTTTAATGATGTTGCTAACATTAGCCAGTTTGTAATGTAACCAAATACCTATGTTGTTACCTTGATGAGTAAAATTGTGTTAGTTTGGATTTATACAGACCAGCATGTCTGTGGTAGGCTTTAGTAGAATTGTGTAGTATCCCGCTCATCGGAAACAATATTTGTATCAAATTCATAACAGAATGAATAAGCCAACATACTGAAAGTgacttttgtcatattttaTGTGACCTTTTAATTGTTTGTACAGACATGTACAAGTATTATACTCATTCACCCACTGTCTGATGGGACAGTTTTGACAGCTCTGTTGCCGATTTTGGAACAAAACACTGCTGGAATATGCTCAATTAGGATCAGCTTATTTGCAAACAATAATCAGAATTGTCAACTTGTGTGGCCAGTATATACCTATTTAAATGATGTGTGTCAGATCGTCCTTCATACACTATATGAACACTACATGCACCTTACAATGGTGTTGGTATCTCTTATAAttgtaatataaatgaattaagatattttatttatctaataaataaaatatcttaacGTAAATTAATGCACTGGCTGTCAGTAAGCTTTCTGAATGGAAAAACTCTAAGAATGTTACACTAACTATTGGTATTTGATgacattttgaatttactgtaACTAAAAGTTGGTATGTTTTTGTATGTTTCATGAGAGATGTTTGTTTGTTACAGACAATTGGTTTGCTCTATGGAAGGTATGTCCTGGAACCTACTCTTGGTCACAAGAATTTTAGCCATGAACTGGACAGAGCTGTAAGGCCTTTAATTGTCCTTAAAGGTGTCTTAATATCTTGAGAACCTTGCAGAATTGAAtatctcatattttttttctgtgacaGATGTAAActgtataaaaaaatgataaaaatcccatactcataattttatattctcacaatttgatacaaaaagaCGTCATTGTGACAATCACTGTTCATATCGAACAcacccgattttatttttcccatAATTCTTTGCAACGTGCTTGGCCGACCCTAACAATAGGCGCTAAGATATACCCGGCCGAGCTGTCCAGCGATTAAGATGTGCTTAGTGTATGAAGGGGGTATCGTGTTAGAAGCCTGTGTGGCATGTTTTAGTTTCACAAGTTCAGCATTTGACGCGGACACGGATAGCTGACCgtggtaagtatttatttagtttggtgtagtttatttgtaaatttttgtctttttattagtattacgcAGTCGTCCTATAAAGTCACCTTGACCATTGTTCACTGTAGAGTTACCTGTGTGTTCACTGATGTGTGACTTTAGCGAGAGTGTTTAAATGGAATTCGTCTTTTTCTATAATACAGTTTTTGTTATTGCTGTATAAAGAAACGGTGATTTAAAGGGCTATTTTCtatgcgttattttattttacaatttattgtcactttttccacttaactacttgggcggaagtgcgtcaccggaagtctcagacgccatattgtttactgtaaacaaataacttagttaccatatacttacaatattttgagatgttgcctttaatataatactatttatacattatcatagtttgatactatcagtgagatacttatatgatgtattatacaatattgtttttattatggtgTTATGGTGTCACTTGTACACTTATTGTAGTGTCATATTGTTGATGTTGATGACGACAATGGTGATGTCGATGACGATGTGATGGTGATGTCGATGactacgatgatgatgatggtcatgtcgatgatGATGGTGTAGATGATGTCGTTCATGGTGACGTCGGTGATGATTATGAAGTAGATGATTATGGTGATGACGATGATGTCTTTTATGATTATGGTGTTGTAGTTGATGATGTTGACGATagtggtgatgatgatgattgtggtgacgaaactactctagttgtggttgtccgtagttggtccaggactacagccccggagattcggacactcttctaatttatttttggtcatttgtataaacatcatattttttcttgttgagtgaaaggtgtgtgagtgtttgtgtggtttagtgtttatatttctatcttttctttctttctcttattttttttgttattaaattttgttaaatttaagatgtcttgttgttgtttggagTAGCCTCCGCTCATCCCGTTACAGTCATCTTGGATTTTTGTTCTtgcataaaaaagaaatcttcTGGCCTTAGACAAATTCGCAGGTACTGTTTCTTGCCAGTGATTGTTACGTCACGATATCAACACATACAGTTATGTGATTTAGTGATGAATTAATTGCACCACAGAGAAATTGTATACGGCAAGAATTAATTGGTCTTAGGACTTTAAGGTTTGGCACAtcttctaatttaaaaaaatgaaaatgataagtGTAATGAACTAGCTCTCATCAATATCtcaaatcacaaaaaattataGAAGGAAAATTATGTATGGGTAAAAGATGAAAACAGAATATGGAATTCTAAATCCTATAATACTTTCAGTTTACCTCAGATCAAATAGGTCATCAGTGTTTGATGACATGAATATTTTCAGAGAGCAGTGGAAGTTGGTGCTGACTGGATTTGCAATGTCTGATCATAACAACACATTGTTCAGACAGATCGCAAGAACATTCCTCACCAAGTACATCAAACAGAATCAGGATCTGATCACCAAGGTAACTGATCATTGGTGCAGAAAAGCTTTAGAAAATATTGGTTGTAAAGTTCAACTTCTATCAGTTTGTTGTGTGTGTGGTAGGGATGCATGCCAGATTGATAATTttctaattttcttttgtttgctGCGGAGGTAACTCTCTTGACTGTTTTGATAAAGTTTGAGTATACTGTTGGGGGGAGGGGTCACCACATTAACTCTATCCACACATGAGATGTGTATTGGAATTCCAGTTACACAGCTGTCAAAAAGTTCTTTATGGTAAGCTCTGATCTGGCTATATTACTACATGTGACTAAACCTAAGTCTGTTACCCAACTCCTACAGTGCTGAAGGAAATAGCACCGACGTATTAATTCGTTTTCAATACAAATTTATTATTACAGGCATCTGGTTACTATACTAACTaaacaagaatttttaaaatacaaatttactttattttcagtttgataCTCCACTGTCTCCAAACACGGTTGAATCTATggtttttttattgtacaaaccGAGAGGAATATTCTACAGTTAACTTGGACTTCAGTGACTTGACAACTACAATACGTTTATCTAGGCACCCAGCGACCAAGAGATGTGCCAGCTACAAGATCTATAGACAAAGTGATTTCATTGTCTCTGTCAGAGGAAAAGTGATTGGCCACAATATTAGTTTACATTCCATCATGATGTAGATGGGCTAAAATATCGGTAGGGATAACATATGGATGTAGAAAGTGATGGGCTACAATATCGGTAGGATAACATATGGATGTAGAAAGTGATGtgctataatacatgtattagcagGGATTCAATCGTGATGCTGAAAGTGATGGGCTACAATATCGGTAGGCAATTCCGTTTTGGTATAAAAAGGACGCCTACTTAATGCACCAGATAATTGCTAGAGGACTACATCACTAATGTTAAAGAATATTCTTGATGATCGTACTCTATTCAGCCAGGACATTTGGAATTTAATGACTGAGGATGAACTCTTTAAGAATATTTATATGATGTTGAACTAGATGTCTTTGTTAAAGTAACATACTAGTTTATAAGttgataattataataaatcaaagtTAATTATATGTTTAAATGATCAATGGTAACTAGGCTTGTGAAGAAATGTACATTAACTGCGAATTACATGGACACAAAAATTGGGCTTCTGgtgtaaagaaaattttaaatgaaattgggTTCAATGAAGTTTggaataaacaaacaattgaTTCACTAATTCTAAAAGTCATAAATCAACGAATCGTAGACTTGGctaaacaagatatttttggtaaaatagaaaattcgcagaaatgtcatttttataaatatttagtgGATGGATTTTATCTTCAATATTACCTTAGAAAGTCAGTTcctgtaaaatttcaacagtgtatatcaaaattaagattgtCCTCACATCGTTTAGCTATCGAAACTGGAAGGTACAATAATACACAAAGAGCCCAAAGGAACtgcttttcatgtaaaaattatgttgaagatgaattccattttattttagtgtgtccagtatatattaaataccgtcaaaaatacattaaacaGTATTTTTATGAGAAACCATCGATGTTCAAGCTGTTGCAATTGTttaataacgaaaattttaaagatatgtgtaacctcggcaaatacatttataatattatagtatgaaattaagaaacgatatatgtaattaagtgtagatgttgttcttttttgatttttttcgcCTTTACTTatgtcaatttttcatattttaatatgtatgtacaatgtaatagggGCTCCTGTAAAATACCCACTTCTGtactttaatatgtttaatttgtaaaatctgatgagctgcaaagcttaaagaaataaagaatgaatgaaatgaaactaaaaaaaaagaaatcaatacaaATCGTATAGAACTAATGATTCAAGTCACGATTATCTATAATTCTTTAATTGTTGCCGTGTACAAACAAGTATTCGGATTTTTTAACAATAGTTTGATTtcggtattattttttttattgaataaggTATCTAGTATTAAATGAGGagtaaacaaagaaatattacatCTAGTTTAACAAAATTCCTGCAAGAATAACCAAACAGAACTTGTAGAAATGGATATTGAGTAAACCATTTTTTATTCTCCATGTCTTTTATTATTGTGCTTGACATGTGAGAAAATCGTTTGTTTTGCAACTGAGCGCATGCTACATGTGATAATCAAATTCGAcctttattgattatttttttatgtcccTTATGATTCTGTGTTAAAAACGTCTACAATTTAGAACTAAGACAAACCAACATGacacaaaacaacatgaataaaatattatcaatggTTAAACAACTATGAaaagttatatattttctgtttctgAATTGTGTAAAGGTAATTATTCAAGCAGGGAACCTCAGACCTAATGCATTAGATGCAGTTGAAATTAACAATTATTGCGTagtattttattgtcatttcttGGTATCCAATGTTGTAGAGAAGATCATTCTTTACCTTAATAAATGTCATAGACTTCTTGCCATTGTCCCTAGGAGTTCTGGGTAGTTTTTTCTCGAGCTTATTTTTCCCTTCATTCACGTTAGATTCCCTGCTTTTCTTCGGAATTCGATATTTGGTATCGAGAAGAGGAAAGAGTCTACCCCCCACAAGACTTATTGCAGAAGACATTGGCCTACCGCTTTGCCAAGTAATTCTTTAGACTGACATGTGTAGGAGAAAGTCCTTAATGGACACGTGGCCCTGAGTTTATAAAGTGTGATCCGTTACGTGATGTGTATACCTGGAGACACCTCACTGGCCAGCCCCTGAAACTGTATCTGATTCTGTGCCAGGCTACACTAGGTGTGTGTGAAATTCTGCTCAAACCGAGTGTAGTATGGCATGACCTTCACCCGGGGTGTTGCTTTCAACGCCAGTGTAACTCAACGCGTATTTCTATTGTTGTGGTTTGTTACAAGGTTTTCGTGTATtgatttgatgtaaaaaaaaaaaaaaaaaaatcatgcaattTTGTTGAAGCATAAACACCCTGACCATTTCATAAGTTTGTAATGGAACAAATCCGGAATATATGACTCAAacttgtttttaattcttttgaatAGTTCCTGCCTTATTTCTTACAAATGAGATTGTTCCTTAGACTATTTTGCAAGgcagaaacaaaaaacaatttaaactaatgttGTCAGCcgtatatcagaaaggacagtaCGAATCCGCAGACTGAAGGTGTGCTGACGGACCTTCTATTGGCTTACGGTAAAAGATGGTTCTGTCTTTTACGCCACCATACAAATACCAAGCAATTGAGGGAGGGCGgtataattaaaacaaacaaaattatattcatttacactaATGTTAATACTGTGAGAATTTTAGTTAAAAATAGACTGGTTATTTAATCATCTGTCCTGTCTGTTACAAAATCAAACAcagattttaattatttacatatgtatattatCATTTGATATCATGCGGATCGTGGAAAAATGGCTGTTTCTACTGTGTAACGTTTCAAGCCACAATGCTAATTtacttttacaatttttttttttaaatgatcaaaGGATTAAAAGATAGATGCAAATATGAACAAACGTGTTTCAAACGCGCTCTCAAGGTAGCCTACAACCATTACAGAAAACAATAGATTACCAGCTTAAGTGAGTTATGCATTTTTATGCAGTGCTAGCCACCTTTATACCCGCACAAAAGAAACACAACAGAAataatgttattgtttaaataatgatattgaaTATTTGTATTTCTGTAGGCTGCCTTTCTATAGATTTTTAGGTGCAATAAGTTACACCTTATTTAGTAAAGAATATGTCTTTATTACGACAGTCTCTCCCAAACCTATGAGTGTGGATGActttaaataaagaattgaTATTGCATAATTGTACTTTCTTGTTGGCAATGTTCAGATCGACAATAACGATTATgatatttgtaattataaattatgataattagtacagtaactgtaaacatattatatttggcatgtacgataaatcattttttgaataaattggCGTTGATGTcaattagcgtattcctgagtttgactattcttatacatatatacatgacatttagcgatgtacttgatttagcggaagctgcattccgccaaaagcgctaaatagaatacacagccaaatataatacgtttacagtactTTAGCTCTCTTCATCTGgcaaatgagagagagagagagagagagagagagagaccgtCAAAATGTTTTCTGAAGTATTTCATACTGGCTAAGAACGTAGCGACCATAACATAACCTACTGCTTTTGATTCAGGTTATTCATCTTTTCCTCAATAGATCTATACCTTCATAGCCGCATTAACCACCAAAACAAGCATTTATTGGTTCAATAATGGATGATATTCATTTTTCCTGCTCATTTGCAATGatgtaaaaaatgattatttttcatttatgaatCTTTATGTTTTAGAAATTGTAATTATGTTAACGATACTCAATAATGACACTGGTACTGTTTAACAGTTATTGACTATTGGTCAAAGAATATAGAGGCAGCGAGGAGATTGGCatgtcataattaaaaaaagaaagcgAGATTGTGTTTTTAGAAACCCTCAATATAGTAACGTATATAATTCTTGGTAGCTTCTACTCACTTGGCCTTGACCGATATCCAGCATGTGTCGGCGTTTAATCCAATCAAGGGATTACAGGTATTTCAACCAGGGGATTACGGGTCTTAGTGATTACACGTGTAAGCCATCGGAGCGGGGCGTCAGAATTGTCTAACAGGGGCGTAAAATAATACCCCGTacacctgttgcatgcattgcATATTGATACATGGGAGTAGATGATATCTGCAACAGCTGTCATGTTAAGTACTTCTACACGTGAATAATCCCGACCTTTAACGTCTGTGACATGTAATCTTATCATTTAGTGTCATAAAAATCGGAATAATTGCTTCATCgttttaaataaggaataaggaatcattctttgagtattatgaggtgataattttggtcggggcttgatcaaatccaataaagcccgaagggctttatgatagatttgatctcgctttgaccgaaattatcatctcataatattcatagaatgattccttattacttatatttatataattttaggccatcgtacaatcaaatctttaaatttaaataagcaaaccccgccggcgcctcaatttggcgtaatttgtattatgggttatatagtacaaaatcgatacctagtgttatcacagacaaagacacttaaaaatgtaaatatataaaattgattgtttgaaaaaaagagCGAACACTAGGAACACAAAGTGTAATATTGCGTAAGGATATGGGTTGTAAGAACAAGATGTACTTATAACCTGTGCCAAGCAGCCATATTTCCATTCAGTCAATCAATACAGAACAATAATTTTCCTGATAGGCTTCAACAAGTTCAGGTTATTCATC is drawn from Crassostrea angulata isolate pt1a10 chromosome 5, ASM2561291v2, whole genome shotgun sequence and contains these coding sequences:
- the LOC128183208 gene encoding SET domain-containing protein 4-like isoform X2, whose product is MYRYGRTKRTRKRKQTREGGIFVSTELISLCKWMKVESNKHGFRWKCHLCPAHFSDTGRGMMTKSRLFPGDLLISIPRPLLITVETVLSSEIGEQVKCKNVKFTRQQLLSLFLLQEKNKGSNSFWHPYISVLPKTLETFGNFSPREMTLFPPRLQIAVKCRMADMKQAYMEVRNFWSGEEIEYSQFLWAWFCVNSRSVFYRSAGSEFVREDGNHLALAPYLDLLNHSVGAQTIGLLYGRYVLEPTLGHKNFSHELDRARAVEVGADWICNV
- the LOC128183208 gene encoding SET domain-containing protein 4-like isoform X1, encoding MYRYGRTKRTRKRKQTREGGIFVSTELISLCKWMKVESNKHGFRWKCHLCPAHFSDTGRGMMTKSRLFPGDLLISIPRPLLITVETVLSSEIGEQVKCKNVKFTRQQLLSLFLLQEKNKGSNSFWHPYISVLPKTLETFGNFSPREMTLFPPRLQIAVKCRMADMKQAYMEVRNFWSGEEIEYSQFLWAWFCVNSRSVFYRSAGSEFVREDGNHLALAPYLDLLNHSVGAQTIGLLYGRYVLEPTLGHKNFSHELDRAVRPLIVLKGVLIS